In Daphnia magna isolate NIES linkage group LG5, ASM2063170v1.1, whole genome shotgun sequence, the sequence gaaaaaaagaaaaaaaaaaaagggaaattttgtttttaccttgACGGAAATCGACGTAACCTTCTCCGCCGGATAAAACGAGCATCGACGTCGGACTCGGTGCGGTGGAGGCTGATTCGGCCGGTTGGGCAACATCGCAAGATGCCGCAGAAGCGCCACCTTGTCCTATTTATTAGAAAACGTTGAAAaggacaaacaaaaaatggaggaaCGCGTTTCATTTCGTACCTGGAACAGCAACGAAGAACTTGACTGCATCTTTGTGACCGTGGAACGAAAGCTGCGCTTGGGCCATTGAGCAGTAAGGAATGAAGCTGCCGGCCACCACTCGATCTCTCGGGtcgctattcatttgtttatccgttcttaatttttttgcaaatcaaatttgaaaaaaataagaaacgaTGATGAAGTGGATACCTGTAGACGGACGTGCTGGAAGGCGGTTGTGATGTCGATTCGTCCCTCTCATCTCCGCCAGCGTTGATTGAAGCCGGACCGTTGATGGATGCCAACTGGTTGTGATTGAGCGACGATAAAATGTCCTTGATGACAACTGGTTTGCCGCTAGAGGCCGAACTCTCCGACAGCGGAACAGAAATGATGACTCCATTACCCGTGCCCATCCACAATCGCTGCAAACTGATCATCATCGACGTGATGCGGACGAAGGAGAAGCCCAACTTGCCCGTCCCTTTGGTCGCATCAACGGAAAAGGTTCCTCTGAATTtcagtatttaaaaaaaaattgatgatTTAAATGAAGTATACCGAGCATTTTAGAGACGTAGGGTTCGACATCGACGTCCTGCAGGTGCCGGAAGTCGTGGGCGTGGAAGAGCCGGATAGAAGAATCCAACCGGATCGATATCCAGACTCCGTCACCAGCCCAACACAGTTGCCGGATTTGGCTTTCTTTGCGCGGATGAGCTTCGAAGCAAGTCTGTTCCAAAACAATTGAATTGCTAATTTTTTGAAGGGACGCAAAAATTGGAGGGCAAATGGAACCTCAACGCGGAGAGATTCAGGATCGATGACGGCGATCTTGTTGCGGAAGGCGGCCCACACTGTGGAATGGACTCGCGTCAGGCATCGGACGGCCACAGTGGGCGGAGCCAATTCCAAAAGCCAATAGGCAGACAAGTCCCACTCACCATCGGTGGCTGACCGGGCAAAAATGGCTACTTGACCGTTGGCCAGGGCTGCAAGTACTCGGCCGCGGACATGTCTGAAGAATTCGGATTCGAAAATTAACTTAAGCCCGTCAATGAAATTGGTTTCAAAATGAATTAATCAAGACGTACATGATGGCCAGGACGGCATCGGGTAATTTGATGACGCGCAATGGTTTCTTCCAGTGAAGAACGGCTGAATGGATGTAGAGGCGGCCGCATTGACATCCCATCCAGACGGTGGCCAACGCCGTTGAAACTGGACCGAAACctataaattgttttgtttttgttttgttttttaaatgttaattaaATAAGTATTTGCATATCAGTCAATAATTTCAGAAATGTTAACAGACTTTTACTGGGTTCGGAGAGTCCATCTTTAATCACATCACTCCAAGGAGGAATATTCCAAGTGTTGCGGAACGTTCGATTTCGGGAGGCGGGAACTTCCGGCTCTGAGATGGCGGCTTCTCCTGTTAGTCGCAAACACAACAAGCAATTAATTTTAAGGTCACGTGTAAGTTAACAATCAAGTCATCCTAATaagccattaaaaaaataaataaattgtacCTTCGACAGAAACCATCCGTTTAGACAAAGTGGGTTGAAAGACTGTTCACGGACACGCCCACGCAAACGGATACACGAAACGGAAATGTAAACAaaacgggaaagaaaaaaaaaagacacgcaAACATCGTCACGAACAAATCCAAAAACCAAGGCGGAAAtcataacaacaacaaaacaaaaaaaccccaaaaacaATTTACCTTCattatcattttctttggGGTGTTCCAGCGGGTCGGATCCGGCAACGCTGCAACTGACGTAACGGATACTACCCACAATGGCATCGCCTTTCGATGACGATCCATCGCCATCGCTGCGGATGGAAGCGGATTCTTCGTCAACAACATCGTCCTCTTCGCTTCTGCCATCTGTCGACATCGGCGGCGGCGTCGGTTCTGACGGAGGCGGGAAATCATTGTCCTTTACACctgcatttatttatttatttattttttattattattatctatttattaaaagaaatgaataattaATGACAAGTACCAGCGACAGTGGCGATGCACAGGACGTTAGCGGCCAGAATGTCAAACGTCAAAATGACGTCACCTGGCCTATTAGAATCGATGACGTTGACTCGAGATTTACCTGAATTTAAACAGAACAAATCAATGAATGGACtgattaagaaaacaaaaacaaaaaacaaaacaaaaaatggctaAAATGATTACAAGATTCACCAGTTGCTGAATTGATGATCCAGACCAAGCTGGACAACCGTCGCTCCCACATTTCAGCGTCTTCGCGCTCCCATTGGCTCTCGGCCAGTTCGGCCGCCAGCGTTTGAATGGCGTCCTTTTTGTTGGTGTAATCCGAAGATTCTCCAGTCAGCGTCGGACCGGAATCTGCCGGAAGAGGGTTGTAAAAGACGCTGGAACCGACCATGGAACCACCGTCTTTAGTCTGCCCGCCAGTCAGGTCAATGCCAGCCGCGCACCAGATCTTCATGCCCGGCTCTTGATCCTCCAGAGGTCGACAGTAGACGGGCACTGGAACGCCGACCGTCGTGGCCGACACGGACGATCCTTTCGGCGACGTGACCGGAGGTGTTCCCATCGCAGTTGGAGCCGATCCGGCAGGTACAGATTGACGGGATGGCAATGACCAGCCGTAGGCTTGAAGTCGGCCATCTTGGCGACGGACGTGGGCCTTGACTCCAGACGCATCCGGCCGCTCGCTACTCAAAACGTTGTCCTTGCGTCGCGGCCTGGATGTGTCGTTGGTTAAACGGACGGGCGATCCAGGTCCGACTCTTCCGCTTTGGGCGTGGAATTGGAGCGACGGAACAGTTTGAGATTGCCTTAACAACGTAGATGGATGCTGGCCGTGTTCTCTTTCATTGCCCGCATTGAAAAGGTTGCTGAAACtggattttttgttgaaatgtGCAAaataagatttaaaaaaaatatgaaataataaTCCGATCTATTTACAATTTCCAGACGGATTGCTTCTGACGCTTGTCCGTCTCTTCTTGCTGTCCGGCGGCTTTCTGAGCGCGTAGCATCTCAGTCCAGCGAACCTTGAAATGaacattcaaatttttaaaaaatagttttccttCCGAGATTTAGATTAAGTGGTGGGGTGGGGTCGTTACGGCTTCCTGGAGTTCCATCCAGCGTTCCTTGTATTGATTTCGTTCCATAAGTACGCGGGCCATTTCGACGCGAGTAAAACGCTTCCGCTGCGACAGTGGCAcgtcttcctcttcttccgaTTTGGCAGCTTTGCGAGCGTTTTCGATTTCCTCGCGGAGTGCCTTCACTTCGGCTTCCAGCTCGTCCGTCCGAAGTCGCAATCGAGTCCGCATCGATTGCAAAGATCGGATTTCATCGCGAAGGATTTCTTGCTCACTttgaaaatcgattttttgtttagtttttaagaatttaaaaatcaaagaaatttCGTGCAAAAACTCAAATTACCTCGAGAGTTCGTCCACTTTGGCTATCAAATCATCTTTGACAATATTTAACGCATTCCTAGattgcaaaagagaacggccGATAATTTAAAGGACCAATCCATTCATTTCAATTCAACTTTACTTGGTCGCCAAAAGTTCGTTGTTCTCTGTGATGAGGTTCTCAACTTCTTTGCCCATACCGTAAAAATTGTCCGTGACTGGAAAAGAGTCAAATGTTCCGGATcagtacaacaaaaaaaaatattgaacaACTTTTCAACCACCGGATTAGTTGGgacatttaaagaaaaatcaaacgaAGCAAAAACGGGTTGATCTGATTGTGGGAAACAACGTTGCAGGAGATTGCGTGCAAAACGAATAATTAGGAGGGGGAGAAATAAGCGACTTTCTTTTTACCTTTCTTCCTCCTCGCATCCACATCCTCAACGTGATCTTCCAATTCCGGTTcggaatctttttttttttgtgcattgttttttttaattgaatttttgaGAATGTGTGCGTCGTGATCCACCCCCGACAGAGAGTGAGAAGAGATACGTAGGACAAGATGAGCAAATAATCGAAAGATAGAAAAGAGATAGAAAAGAATAATGGCGTGTTTGTGCAACCAATCacaatataaaatgaaaaattcaacttggaaaattttgaaaaaaatcaaaccgaaaattataaaaaaaaaaaaactggtcaTGTTGGAACAAGTTTTCATTTGACACTACGTGACCGTGAGAAAACCCAGCGACCGAGGAACAAGAGGGACGGCAAAACACAAAAGTACATCAAAAAGGCAGAATGAATACCTGAAGAAGCAAATTCGCCTGGATGAACCCAGTTACCTGCCAAACAGGAAATGCATCCGTCacgaaagaaaatgataatGAATGTCAATGGGTTTCCTCGtgttttcacaatttttttttttaagttttaataCCCGTAATTTCACTAGAATCTTCCAGGATTGACGACTCTTGGAAACTCAGTTCCTGGTACAACGTATTACTCGATCGCTCCTCCCTGCAATTATTACGTTTGATTAAGAGAACATCATTTACAAGTGAAAACATGTCATCAATATACTTCCGCTTCAAACTTTTGCCCTCGTGATGAGGACTAGAAATAGCTTCGTCAAATTTCTTGAGCACACTGGAATTCTTCTTTTCGGAGGTCGATGACCAAACATCTCCttcgagagaaaaaaacgcGATAATTAattgatttaaaataaaaatgtatcaTTTAAAAGTACTCTGATCTGCCGTCCCGTTTTGTTCGAATCCAGAGGCATCGCCTGACATTTCCAATTCCGATTGCATGTCCTAGGGCGCACAGAGAATACTTTCAGTATTGTTGTAGGATGAGGGAGATATGAGTGAAAACAAACCAATTCGGATTGCAGAGCGTTCGGCTGAGAAAGGGAAGACGGTGTAGTGATGCTGCCGGCCAAATCGGCGACTGGATTCGAAAAGAATTTCGGATTGCTAGGAGTGAGGACGGCATTTTCCAGCGATGTGAAACCAAACGACAATGGCCCTgtagaccttttttttttgtgacgaCCTTTATTCAATTGTAGATCTTAAGGAAGAAAATAGCTTTAAATCGTACCTGATGATTTGATGAGGAGGTGTTAGATTAACGTTCAAGTTCCAGGATTGCATTCCTGTGTGTCTGGATGACAGACCTGCTCCTTCTAGACGGTCTGTCCCCAATAAACCTCGAGTTCTTTCCACGTGATCCATGTGTACTTTCAATAGCTCTGTATATCTATCGTGAACTTTAGTGAATTCTCTCctcatttcgttttctttctcttccagCCGGAaaactatagaaaaaaaaaacatttgcaCAGGCAACACAGGCATTTCCTCCTTCAAAACAGTTTACTCTTGAATTACCATGATCAGTGGCATTTTTCGATTTGAGTTCAAGCATTCTGACGATAGATTCAAGACTCTCAACTTTGGCCTGCAGTACCTTGTTTTCTTCCTCTGTCACATCTTCCAGCTCTAAAAGTTTCTGTAAAGGAAAAGATGATTAAATCACCAtctttaacaagaaaaaagagtaACTCACAGAGTCTGTAGTTCTGCGCAGCTGCTTTTCTCTCTCGTACTGGGTCACCAATTGCTCGTTATCTTCTCTGAGAAGCTCCAATTCCACTTCGTGTTCCTGGTTAGCAGTGTAGGCCAGGTCCAGACACTCCAACATGTTGACAATGTTGGGCATAAGATCCTGTTCATCAGATATATTTAACAAGCACACGATGAAGACCCCGTGAAACAGAGATCCCAACGAAAGGAAATACACACCTTGACTACATCCTCATCATATTTTTGAATCATTCTCTGAAACTCCTGGTAAATGTTACGCGCCAACGTCTGGACTCTTTCTGACATGACGCTCTGCGAGTCTTCCGACCCATAAAGAGTTTCGCCCTCCATGTTTTCACGAGCCGTGATGATGCAATGGAGTtttgtttagaaaaaaaaaaaaacagattggGAAAAAGACAGACACTCTCAACTCATCTCGCCGCAGTTCTACGCCTATAAAACACACACATCAGCAAAACAGTGAAGTGAAAGCAACGTGCGGAGAAACTTTTTAAGCGTACGTTGACATTCTGACTCGCCTATTTCGTTCTTCTTTTACCAACACAGACACATAGAAAgtcttttctccctttttttcctactttttcacGGACTTGTGCGTCTTCTGCTTAGTCAGCTGAGTCCGAAGGGCGTGTATATGTACACTAAGCGCCGGCTTGAGCTTGTAAGCTGCGCGGATTTCTGAATATCTATGCGGATTATGGATGACGACGTGCTACAGAATTGGAAACAGAATGAACAACCAGTaaagaataaacaaaagtatgtttgaaaagaaacactgCC encodes:
- the LOC116922645 gene encoding JNK-interacting protein 3 isoform X4, giving the protein MEGETLYGSEDSQSVMSERVQTLARNIYQEFQRMIQKYDEDVVKDLMPNIVNMLECLDLAYTANQEHEVELELLREDNEQLVTQYEREKQLRRTTDSKLLELEDVTEEENKVLQAKVESLESIVRMLELKSKNATDHVFRLEEKENEMRREFTKVHDRYTELLKVHMDHVERTRGLLGTDRLEGAGLSSRHTGMQSWNLNVNLTPPHQIIRSTGPLSFGFTSLENAVLTPSNPKFFSNPVADLAGSITTPSSLSQPNALQSELDMQSELEMSGDASGFEQNGTADQRDVWSSTSEKKNSSVLKKFDEAISSPHHEGKSLKRKEERSSNTLYQELSFQESSILEDSSEITGNWVHPGEFASSDSEPELEDHVEDVDARRKKVTDNFYGMGKEVENLITENNELLATKNALNIVKDDLIAKVDELSSEQEILRDEIRSLQSMRTRLRLRTDELEAEVKALREEIENARKAAKSEEEEDVPLSQRKRFTRVEMARVLMERNQYKERWMELQEAVRWTEMLRAQKAAGQQEETDKRQKQSVWKFFSNLFNAGNEREHGQHPSTLLRQSQTVPSLQFHAQSGRVGPGSPVRLTNDTSRPRRKDNVLSSERPDASGVKAHVRRQDGRLQAYGWSLPSRQSVPAGSAPTAMGTPPVTSPKGSSVSATTVGVPVPVYCRPLEDQEPGMKIWCAAGIDLTGGQTKDGGSMVGSSVFYNPLPADSGPTLTGESSDYTNKKDAIQTLAAELAESQWEREDAEMWERRLSSLVWIINSATGESCKSRVNVIDSNRPGDVILTFDILAANVLCIATVAGVKDNDFPPPSEPTPPPMSTDGRSEEDDVVDEESASIRSDGDGSSSKGDAIVGSIRYVSCSVAGSDPLEHPKENDNEVFQPTLSKRMVSVEGEAAISEPEVPASRNRTFRNTWNIPPWSDVIKDGLSEPSKSFGPVSTALATVWMGCQCGRLYIHSAVLHWKKPLRVIKLPDAVLAIIHVRGRVLAALANGQVAIFARSATDGEWDLSAYWLLELAPPTVAVRCLTRVHSTVWAAFRNKIAVIDPESLRVETCFEAHPRKESQIRQLCWAGDGVWISIRLDSSIRLFHAHDFRHLQDVDVEPYVSKMLGTGKLGFSFVRITSMMISLQRLWMGTGNGVIISVPLSESSASSGKPVVIKDILSSLNHNQLASINGPASINAGGDERDESTSQPPSSTSVYSDPRDRVVAGSFIPYCSMAQAQLSFHGHKDAVKFFVAVPGQGGASAASCDVAQPAESASTAPSPTSMLVLSGGEGYVDFRQEPDDLQETASHLIVWQVALPIQPPATSRPSRESDRI
- the LOC116922645 gene encoding JNK-interacting protein 3 isoform X3; protein product: MEGETLYGSEDSQSVMSERVQTLARNIYQEFQRMIQKYDEDVVKDLMPNIVNMLECLDLAYTANQEHEVELELLREDNEQLVTQYEREKQLRRTTDSKLLELEDVTEEENKVLQAKVESLESIVRMLELKSKNATDHVFRLEEKENEMRREFTKVHDRYTELLKVHMDHVERTRGLLGTDRLEGAGLSSRHTGMQSWNLNVNLTPPHQIIRSTGPLSFGFTSLENAVLTPSNPKFFSNPVADLAGSITTPSSLSQPNALQSELDMQSELEMSGDASGFEQNGTADQRDVWSSTSEKKNSSVLKKFDEAISSPHHEGKSLKRKEERSSNTLYQELSFQESSILEDSSEITGNWVHPGEFASSDSEPELEDHVEDVDARRKKVTDNFYGMGKEVENLITENNELLATKNALNIVKDDLIAKVDELSSEQEILRDEIRSLQSMRTRLRLRTDELEAEVKALREEIENARKAAKSEEEEDVPLSQRKRFTRVEMARVLMERNQYKERWMELQEAVRWTEMLRAQKAAGQQEETDKRQKQSVWKFFSNLFNAGNEREHGQHPSTLLRQSQTVPSLQFHAQSGRVGPGSPVRLTNDTSRPRRKDNVLSSERPDASGVKAHVRRQDGRLQAYGWSLPSRQSVPAGSAPTAMGTPPVTSPKGSSVSATTVGVPVPVYCRPLEDQEPGMKIWCAAGIDLTGGQTKDGGSMVGSSVFYNPLPADSGPTLTGESSDYTNKKDAIQTLAAELAESQWEREDAEMWERRLSSLVWIINSATGKSRVNVIDSNRPGDVILTFDILAANVLCIATVAGVKDNDFPPPSEPTPPPMSTDGRSEEDDVVDEESASIRSDGDGSSSKGDAIVGSIRYVSCSVAGSDPLEHPKENDNEVFQPTLSKRMVSVEGEAAISEPEVPASRNRTFRNTWNIPPWSDVIKDGLSEPSKSFGPVSTALATVWMGCQCGRLYIHSAVLHWKKPLRVIKLPDAVLAIIHVRGRVLAALANGQVAIFARSATDGEWDLSAYWLLELAPPTVAVRCLTRVHSTVWAAFRNKIAVIDPESLRVETCFEAHPRKESQIRQLCWAGDGVWISIRLDSSIRLFHAHDFRHLQDVDVEPYVSKMLGTGKLGFSFVRITSMMISLQRLWMGTGNGVIISVPLSESSASSGKPVVIKDILSSLNHNQLASINGPASINAGGDERDESTSQPPSSTSVYRTDKQMNSDPRDRVVAGSFIPYCSMAQAQLSFHGHKDAVKFFVAVPGQGGASAASCDVAQPAESASTAPSPTSMLVLSGGEGYVDFRQEPDDLQETASHLIVWQVALPIQPPATSRPSRESDRI
- the LOC116922645 gene encoding JNK-interacting protein 3 isoform X1, with the protein product MEGETLYGSEDSQSVMSERVQTLARNIYQEFQRMIQKYDEDVVKDLMPNIVNMLECLDLAYTANQEHEVELELLREDNEQLVTQYEREKQLRRTTDSKLLELEDVTEEENKVLQAKVESLESIVRMLELKSKNATDHVFRLEEKENEMRREFTKVHDRYTELLKVHMDHVERTRGLLGTDRLEGAGLSSRHTGMQSWNLNVNLTPPHQIIRSTGPLSFGFTSLENAVLTPSNPKFFSNPVADLAGSITTPSSLSQPNALQSELDMQSELEMSGDASGFEQNGTADQRDVWSSTSEKKNSSVLKKFDEAISSPHHEGKSLKRKEERSSNTLYQELSFQESSILEDSSEITGNWVHPGEFASSDSEPELEDHVEDVDARRKKVTDNFYGMGKEVENLITENNELLATKNALNIVKDDLIAKVDELSSEQEILRDEIRSLQSMRTRLRLRTDELEAEVKALREEIENARKAAKSEEEEDVPLSQRKRFTRVEMARVLMERNQYKERWMELQEAVRWTEMLRAQKAAGQQEETDKRQKQSVWKFFSNLFNAGNEREHGQHPSTLLRQSQTVPSLQFHAQSGRVGPGSPVRLTNDTSRPRRKDNVLSSERPDASGVKAHVRRQDGRLQAYGWSLPSRQSVPAGSAPTAMGTPPVTSPKGSSVSATTVGVPVPVYCRPLEDQEPGMKIWCAAGIDLTGGQTKDGGSMVGSSVFYNPLPADSGPTLTGESSDYTNKKDAIQTLAAELAESQWEREDAEMWERRLSSLVWIINSATGESCKSRVNVIDSNRPGDVILTFDILAANVLCIATVAGVKDNDFPPPSEPTPPPMSTDGRSEEDDVVDEESASIRSDGDGSSSKGDAIVGSIRYVSCSVAGSDPLEHPKENDNEVFQPTLSKRMVSVEGEAAISEPEVPASRNRTFRNTWNIPPWSDVIKDGLSEPSKSFGPVSTALATVWMGCQCGRLYIHSAVLHWKKPLRVIKLPDAVLAIIHVRGRVLAALANGQVAIFARSATDGEWDLSAYWLLELAPPTVAVRCLTRVHSTVWAAFRNKIAVIDPESLRVETCFEAHPRKESQIRQLCWAGDGVWISIRLDSSIRLFHAHDFRHLQDVDVEPYVSKMLGTGKLGFSFVRITSMMISLQRLWMGTGNGVIISVPLSESSASSGKPVVIKDILSSLNHNQLASINGPASINAGGDERDESTSQPPSSTSVYRTDKQMNSDPRDRVVAGSFIPYCSMAQAQLSFHGHKDAVKFFVAVPGQGGASAASCDVAQPAESASTAPSPTSMLVLSGGEGYVDFRQEPDDLQETASHLIVWQVALPIQPPATSRPSRESDRI